A region of Mugil cephalus isolate CIBA_MC_2020 chromosome 3, CIBA_Mcephalus_1.1, whole genome shotgun sequence DNA encodes the following proteins:
- the lpcat2 gene encoding lysophosphatidylcholine acyltransferase 2, giving the protein MPPQRVFALPRQQSLLLPAVINPFVQDTKLTKAAVIKCVLLGIFLVPVRAVLLSLVLLVTWPVSVLITFKHPLKGAVEPMTGWRRFMCRSVMAALGRAYFFCMGFRVVVKGKQVGSSEAPILAVAPHSTFFDGIVCIVAGLPSTVSRVENLATPIFGRFVRCLQPVLVSRKDPDSRRNTIQEIDSRAKSGGRWPQVLIFPEGTCTNRSCLITFKQGAFIPGVPVQPVIMRYPNTLDTVTWTWQGFHSKTLLLLTLCQLYTTVEIEFLPPHIPTEEEKKSPALFASRVRETMAHALGVPVTDHTYEDCRLMISAGELTLPMEAGLVEFTKISRKLNLKWDNVRKELEGFATMASSCKGGRIGIEEFAKFLKLPRNPALEELFALFDRNGDGTIDFREYVIGVTILCRPANTEDVLRMAFQLFDTDEDEKITREEFTALLRSALGVSDINMVKLFKEIDADGSGFITFNEFQSFATTHPEYAKLFTTYLELQRYQAIQEACPGDLELTGQACSQGKQEDGASDKKDD; this is encoded by the exons ATGCCGCCGCAGCGAGTATTCGCCCTGCCGAGGCAGCAATCTCTGCTCCTGCCCGCGGTCATCAACCCGTTCGTGCAGGACACGAAACTAACCAAAGCCGCTGTCATCAAA tgtgtcctgctgggaatCTTCCTGGTCCCCGTCCGCGCCGTCCTCTTGTCCCTGGTCCTGTTGGTGACATGGCCAGTGTCTGTCCTGATAACCTTCAAGCATCCTCTGAAAGGAGCAGTGGAGCCAATGACAGGCTGGAGACG GTTTATGTGTCGAAGTGTGATGGCTGCCTTGGGGAGGGCTTACTtcttctgcatgggcttcagAGTGGTGGTGAAGGGCAAGCAGGTCGGCAGCAGCGAGGCTCCCATCCTGGCCGTGGCCCCGCACTCCACGTTCTTTGACGGGATCGTTTGCATCGTGGCCGGCCTGCCCTCCACTGTGTCCCGCGTCGAGAACCTGGCTACGCCCATCTTTGGCA GGTTTGTGCGTTGTCTCCAGCCGGTGCTTGTGTCTAGAAAGGACCCAGACTCCAGAAGGAACACAATCCAAGAGATTGACAGCAGAGCCAAGTCAGGAGGCCGCTGGCCACAG GTGCTGATATTTCCGGAGGGAACGTGTACAAATCGCTCGTGTCTCATCACTTTCAAACAGG GTGCATTTATCCCAGGGGTCCCTGTGCAGCCTGTGATTATGAGATATCCTAACACACTG GATACAGTGACCTGGACTTGGCAAGGTTTCCACTC GAAGACGTTGCTGCTTCTAACGCTGTGCCAGCTCTACACCACAGTAGAGATCGAG ttCCTGCCGCCCCACATCCccacggaggaggagaagaaaagccCGGCGCTGTTTGCCAGCAGAGTGCGAGAAACCATGGCCCA TGCCTTGGGGGTTCCGGTGACTGACCACACATACGAAGACTGTCGCCTGATGATCTCAGCTGGCGAGCTAACACTTCCCATGGAGGCTGGCCTGGTGGAGTTCACCAAGATTAGTCGCAAACTCAA TCTGAAGTGGGACAACGTGAGGAAGGAGCTGGAGGGTTTTGCAACTATGGCCAGCTCCTGTAAGGGAGGACGCATCGGCATTGAGGAGTTTGCCAAGTTCCTGAAGCTCCCTCGCAACCCAGCCCTGGAGGAGCTGTTTGCACTGTTTGACAGG AACGGCGACGGCACCATCGACTTCAGAGAGTACGTTATCGGCGTGACCATCTTGTGCCGGCCAGCAAATACAGAAGATGTTCTACGGATGGCTTTTCAG CTGTTCGACACAGACGAGGATGAGAAAATCACCCGAGAGGAGTTCACGGCTCTGCTGCGCTCTGCTCTGGGTGTGTCGGATATAAACATGGTCAAGCTCTTCAAGGAGATTGATGCTGATGGCTCGGGTTTCATCACCTTCA ACGAATTTCAGTCCTTTGCTACGACCCATCCAGAGTATGCCAAGCTCTTCACGACCTACCTGGAGCTGCAGAGATACCAAGCGATCCAGGAGGCGTGTCCTGGTGATTTGGAACTGACTGGTCAGGCCTGCTCACAGGGAAAGCAGGAAGACGGCGCTTCTGACAAAAAAGACGACTGA